The sequence TTTTCATACTACCTGTTTTGTTGAATCTATCATGCCAACTTAGAGCTTCGCTTAATATATGTGGTGTGTGGCCTGGTTTTGGCTGAGCGCACGCTCTATCGAAGTAGTCTTGTAGCATATCTCTATAATCTGGATGAGCGATAGCTATCATTTTTTGCGCTCTTTCTCTTGGGCTACAACCTCTTAAATCAGCATATCCATACTCGGTTACTACCACCATAGTATCATGTTCAGTGTGATCAATATGGCTCACAAAAGGCACAATAGCTGATATCGCCCCACCCTTTGCTACTGAAGGGGTTAAAAACAAAGATAGATAGCCATTTCTAGCAAAATCCCCGCTACCGCCGATTCCATTCATCATCTGCGTACCCATAACATTAGTTGAGTTTATATTGCCATAGATATCGGCTTCTAACATACCATTCATAGCTACAACCCCAAGGCGTCTTACTAATTCTGGGCTATTTGATATCTCTTGTGGGCGAAGAATTATATGCTCTTTATAGAAATCAACATTTTTTCTAAATTCCTCCACAGCAGTTGGACTAAGTGAGAGAGCTGAAGCTGAAGCTAGATCAACGGTGCCATCTTTAACAAGGTCTAGCATACCATCTTGGATAACTTCTGAGTAGCACTCAAGTCCTTTATATCCAGCCTTGCTAAGAGCGGCTAAAACAGCGTTAGCTACATTACCGATACCACTTTGAAGTGGTAGTAATTTACCCTTTGGTAATCTACCAGCGGCCTCTTCGGCAGCGAAAAATTTAGCCACATTATCACCAATGGCTATTGAAACCTCATCAAGTGGAGTAAATCTATTTAGCCTATCTTCAGTAGAGCTTAATACCACACCTACAACCTTATCAAAATCCACGCTCATATATGGAGTTCCTATGCGATCTCTAGCAGTTTTAAGTGGAATTGGTTCACGAAATGGCGGTTTGGCTTGGACATATATATCATGAAATCCCTCTAGCTCTTTTGGTTGATGGATATTTAACTCCAAAATCACCTTTTTAGCAGCATTTAACCAAGCTTGGTTATTGCCTACTGAGGTGGTAGGGATTAATTTGCCATCTTCTGTGATACCTGAAATTTCAATCACAGCAAAATCCATATCACCAAAATACCCACACTCTACTTGCCACGCAAGAGATGAGAGATGGACATCTAAATATCTAGTTTCACCAGCATTAATACGGCCTCTCATATTTGGGTCTGTATTAAATGGAGTTCTAAACTCAACACAATTAGCCTTAGCCAAAATACCATCTAAATCCACATCAGTACTAGCACCAGAATATATACTAATCTTATATTCTTGACCAGCTTCATGTAATTTTTGAGCTCTATTGGCAATTGCAATTGGGATATATAAAGGGCTTCCAGCGCCGACAAATCCACTAAATCCGATTTGAGCCTTATGCGGAATGAGAGCCGCTGCTTCATCTGCTTTGATAACCTTAGATAGATATCTAGCGTCTTTGATACGACTAGTGTCATTTATAGTATTGTCAATCATTTTTATCCTTTAATTAAAATTTAGCTTGATTATAAGCAAAATTTCTATAATTTCTCTTATAATATTAATAGTAGAAATTTATTTTAAGAAAAATTTAAAATTTAAATTATAGGCTTCACCATACCAGCTTCAGCTAAAAAACAGCTTGGCTGATACTCGACTTTTCTTATCTTGTCATATTTGGCATAGCTTAGCACCAATTCATCCTTTGCCCTTGTGACAGCGACATAAAATA is a genomic window of Campylobacter devanensis containing:
- a CDS encoding succinate CoA transferase — its product is MIDNTINDTSRIKDARYLSKVIKADEAAALIPHKAQIGFSGFVGAGSPLYIPIAIANRAQKLHEAGQEYKISIYSGASTDVDLDGILAKANCVEFRTPFNTDPNMRGRINAGETRYLDVHLSSLAWQVECGYFGDMDFAVIEISGITEDGKLIPTTSVGNNQAWLNAAKKVILELNIHQPKELEGFHDIYVQAKPPFREPIPLKTARDRIGTPYMSVDFDKVVGVVLSSTEDRLNRFTPLDEVSIAIGDNVAKFFAAEEAAGRLPKGKLLPLQSGIGNVANAVLAALSKAGYKGLECYSEVIQDGMLDLVKDGTVDLASASALSLSPTAVEEFRKNVDFYKEHIILRPQEISNSPELVRRLGVVAMNGMLEADIYGNINSTNVMGTQMMNGIGGSGDFARNGYLSLFLTPSVAKGGAISAIVPFVSHIDHTEHDTMVVVTEYGYADLRGCSPRERAQKMIAIAHPDYRDMLQDYFDRACAQPKPGHTPHILSEALSWHDRFNKTGSMKK